In Deltaproteobacteria bacterium, one genomic interval encodes:
- a CDS encoding UvrD-helicase domain-containing protein, with protein sequence MRLDLHTLNPRQRDAVMHDDGPLLVLAGAGSGKTRVIIYRIARLIGDGTSPSRILGVTFTNKAAGEMRERLRSLVGADGSKVQLSTFHALGLSILKAEHEAAGLAKRFCIYDTADQMSLVRELMRRVRVADRRLDAGKILDIILKTKRERREEVEIDWGDDYELAAYELYPRYVAEMRAFNAVDFDDLLLRSMDVLLIPEVGERWSKKFDYILVDEYQDTSSDQLAMLKILAGERNNVCVVGDDDQSIYAWRGAVVDNILRFGREFGSAKEVILDQNYRSTGHILNAANSVIQNNKVRKDKKLWSADGEGEPIHVVTCEDGEEEATLVSETIGKLVFEGMRYEDIAVLYRSNLQSRLLEEILAADKIPYRIVGGQAFFERKEVRDVMAYLATINNPFDEISLRRVVNMPSRGIGPTSLQRFAAFGEQNDCGLYGALCRASEVPDIPKAAQAGAQQFVGLIRNFGAQMQDAQPHQLQGHVESLIEEIKLRDVIIAADDSATVSERRIENVNEVINAAHRFAAMNPHSTSPLEDFIFMSSLVKNDEKDDDQGKVTLMTLHSAKGLEYPAVFMVGMEEELLPHRRTIELGGDLSEERRLCYVGITRAKQRLWLTKCLYRSSRGKMMERGSSRFLEELPEGDGVLRWNRNSPPTDEMTESKAEDFLAKIRAQLEMDEV encoded by the coding sequence TTGCGACTGGACCTTCATACTCTTAACCCTCGTCAGCGTGATGCCGTCATGCATGATGACGGGCCTCTCCTCGTCTTGGCCGGCGCAGGCAGTGGTAAAACGCGCGTTATTATCTATCGCATCGCCCGGCTCATTGGCGATGGTACAAGCCCTTCAAGAATTTTGGGTGTGACGTTTACGAATAAGGCAGCTGGAGAGATGAGAGAACGTTTGCGCTCTTTGGTTGGCGCCGATGGTTCGAAAGTTCAGTTGTCCACTTTTCACGCCCTCGGTCTCTCTATTCTTAAAGCAGAACATGAAGCCGCGGGTCTCGCCAAAAGGTTTTGTATTTACGACACGGCTGACCAAATGAGTTTGGTTCGGGAACTGATGCGCCGTGTGCGAGTAGCCGACAGAAGACTCGACGCAGGGAAAATTCTCGATATCATTTTGAAAACCAAACGTGAGCGCCGAGAAGAAGTAGAGATCGATTGGGGCGATGATTACGAACTGGCTGCCTATGAACTGTATCCGCGTTATGTGGCCGAGATGCGTGCCTTTAACGCTGTAGACTTTGATGACTTACTCCTGCGCAGTATGGACGTTCTGCTGATTCCTGAAGTAGGCGAGCGCTGGTCTAAGAAATTCGATTATATTCTCGTCGATGAGTACCAAGATACAAGTTCAGACCAGTTGGCGATGCTTAAGATTTTAGCTGGCGAGCGCAACAACGTCTGTGTGGTTGGTGATGATGACCAAAGTATCTATGCATGGCGCGGCGCTGTGGTGGATAATATCCTTCGCTTTGGCCGCGAATTTGGAAGCGCCAAAGAAGTCATCTTAGACCAAAACTACCGTTCAACGGGGCATATTTTAAACGCCGCAAACTCGGTAATCCAGAACAACAAGGTTCGAAAAGATAAGAAGCTCTGGTCTGCCGACGGCGAGGGCGAGCCCATTCATGTGGTGACCTGTGAAGATGGCGAGGAAGAGGCCACGCTTGTATCAGAGACCATTGGTAAGCTTGTATTTGAGGGCATGCGTTACGAAGACATTGCCGTACTCTACCGGTCAAACCTACAGAGCCGCCTCTTAGAAGAGATTCTTGCGGCCGATAAGATTCCTTATCGCATTGTAGGTGGTCAGGCTTTTTTCGAACGCAAAGAAGTCCGTGATGTGATGGCGTATCTTGCAACCATCAACAACCCATTCGATGAGATTTCATTACGCCGAGTTGTGAATATGCCTTCGAGAGGAATCGGTCCCACGAGCCTGCAACGCTTTGCCGCATTTGGTGAGCAGAATGATTGCGGACTTTATGGCGCACTATGCCGCGCTTCAGAGGTTCCCGATATTCCTAAAGCCGCTCAGGCAGGGGCTCAGCAATTTGTTGGTCTGATTCGTAACTTTGGCGCACAGATGCAAGATGCTCAGCCACACCAACTCCAAGGCCATGTAGAGAGCTTAATCGAGGAGATTAAGTTGCGTGACGTCATCATTGCTGCAGATGATTCTGCGACGGTAAGTGAACGACGCATTGAAAATGTTAATGAAGTCATCAACGCAGCTCATCGTTTTGCCGCGATGAATCCGCATAGCACTTCTCCGTTGGAAGACTTCATTTTCATGTCGTCGCTTGTGAAGAACGATGAAAAAGATGACGACCAAGGGAAGGTCACGTTGATGACCTTACACAGTGCCAAAGGGCTGGAGTACCCGGCAGTTTTTATGGTGGGTATGGAAGAAGAACTTCTCCCGCATCGCCGAACGATTGAGCTTGGCGGGGACCTCTCTGAGGAGCGAAGACTTTGCTATGTGGGCATAACGCGCGCCAAACAGAGGCTTTGGTTAACCAAGTGTCTGTATCGCTCCAGTCGAGGAAAAATGATGGAGCGCGGTAGTTCGCGCTTTTTAGAAGAGCTGCCCGAAGGCGACGGTGTGCTGCGGTGGAATCGTAATTCACCACCAACCGACGAAATGACTGAATCGAAAGCGGAGGACTTTCTGGCCAAGATACGGGCTCAGCTGGAAATGGACGAGGTTTAA
- a CDS encoding alpha/beta hydrolase, with the protein MENSIESIELSVLGQTIRGWTSGPEDGVPVLALHGWLDNANSFAPLAQILGAGYRLVAVDLPGHGLSDHRRAGASYAFADWVAPVTGLVDALGWEKFVLMGHSMGAGIATLVAGTFPERIRSLILLEGLGPLTTTPEKSPAQLARHVRNRLEQEVVRNARTFKDREEAAQRLSEAVQGLPLEAARLLVERGTKQVAGGYTWSTDGRLKTPSSLRLSEEHVLAFLQAIAAPSLLILGESGMRFPESTYSRRRGSLDGLKVEKIPGGHHVHMESHVAVATSIAEFLNPLLDHS; encoded by the coding sequence GTGGAAAATTCAATTGAATCCATCGAGCTCTCTGTACTCGGGCAGACCATACGAGGCTGGACCAGTGGGCCGGAAGATGGCGTCCCTGTGTTGGCCCTGCACGGCTGGTTAGACAATGCCAATAGCTTTGCCCCATTGGCTCAAATTTTGGGAGCAGGCTACCGCCTTGTGGCTGTGGACCTTCCCGGTCACGGCTTATCAGATCACCGAAGAGCGGGCGCATCGTATGCATTTGCGGATTGGGTGGCTCCGGTTACCGGATTGGTGGATGCACTGGGCTGGGAAAAGTTTGTCTTGATGGGCCATTCGATGGGTGCGGGAATAGCCACACTGGTCGCGGGTACTTTTCCCGAGCGTATTCGAAGCCTGATTCTCCTAGAAGGCTTGGGGCCTCTAACGACAACTCCTGAGAAATCTCCCGCGCAGCTTGCCCGCCATGTTCGCAACAGGCTGGAACAAGAAGTTGTGAGAAATGCTCGGACCTTCAAGGATAGGGAAGAAGCTGCTCAGAGGCTTTCGGAAGCTGTGCAAGGTCTGCCTCTTGAGGCGGCGCGCCTACTGGTTGAACGAGGAACGAAGCAAGTGGCAGGCGGCTACACCTGGTCTACTGATGGGCGGCTTAAAACGCCCTCATCGCTTCGCTTGAGCGAGGAGCATGTTCTGGCTTTTCTTCAAGCCATCGCTGCACCGTCGCTGCTTATATTGGGAGAGTCGGGGATGAGATTTCCTGAGTCGACCTACAGCCGGCGCCGGGGTTCGCTCGATGGCTTAAAAGTTGAGAAGATTCCGGGAGGTCACCATGTTCACATGGAGTCTCATGTAGCCGTAGCCACGAGCATCGCCGAGTTTCTCAATCCTCTTCTTGACCATTCTTGA